A single region of the Leptodactylus fuscus isolate aLepFus1 chromosome 5, aLepFus1.hap2, whole genome shotgun sequence genome encodes:
- the LOC142204449 gene encoding olfactory receptor 1f45-like encodes MEECRNITVTEFHISSISTSEMGRHLLLLGVLLMYLMTVSGNLLITGLICWEARLHTPMYFFLGNLSMADIIYVSTTLPKLLFMTVTRDNRIWFSSCITQLSFYMLAAVCDIFILTFMAYDRYVAICMSLQYHLIMNSQVYIRMAISSWLIAAINSLIYAVLTSMLSFCSTHEIDHLYCDLKTLYSITSSDTTSRQIFMLFGNIIFTFLPLSLIIISYAYVISSILKIRSSRGRFKAFSSCTSHLTTVMLFYGPIIFLYGDPGSGHSKEQDKLLSFIYMAVVPMLNPVVYTLRNNEVLGAIRKICILHYPNNLLPSPRLFSSCTGAMECFTLDNPINPNYSSINHALKSHLFDPVFSI; translated from the exons ATGGAGGAATGTCGAAACATTACAGTAACGGAATTCCATATCTCATCAATATCTACCTCTGAAATGGGGAGACATTTGCTTTTACTTGGTGTTTTACTTATGTATCTAATGACTGTGAGTGGAAATCTACTGATAACTGGACTTATATGTTGGGAAGCTCGGCTGCACACCCCTATGTACTTCTTTCTTGGAAATCTCTCCATGGCAGATATCATCTATGTATCCACTACTCTTCCAAAGCTGTTATTCATGACTGTGACACGAGACAACAGAATATGGTTCTCCTCTTGTATTACTCAACTTTCTTTTTACATGTTGGCCGCTGTCTGTGATATTTTTATTTTGACCTTTATGGCCTATGACCGCTACGTTGCCATCTGCATGTCCTTACAATATCATCTCATTATGAACAGTCAGGTCTACATTAGAATGGCCATTTCCTCTTGGCTCATAGCAGCTATAAACTCACTAATATATGCGGTTCTTACATCCATGCTATCTTTCTGTTCTACACATGAAATTGATCATTTGTATTGTGACCTAAAAACATTATATTCGATAACCTCTAGTGACACCACCAGTAGACAAATATTCATGTTGTTCGGGAAtatcatttttacatttttgccttTGTCTCTTATTATAATCTCCTATGCATATGTTATCTCCTCCATACTGAAGATACGTTCTTCAAGGGGACGTTTCAAAGCCTTCTCCAGTTGCACCTCTCATCTCACCACTGTCATGTTATTCTATGGTCCAATCATCTTTTTGTATGGGGATCCAGGATCTGGACATTCTAAGGAACAGGACAAGTTGCTCTCGTTCATCTACATGGCTGTGGTTCCAATGCTAAATCCAGTTGTCTATACCTTGAGAAATAATGAGGTCTTGGGGGCAATCAGGAAA ATTTGTATCCTCCATTACCCAAACAACctactcccatctccaagacttttctcgagctgcactGGTGCCATGGAATGTTTTACCCTGGACAATCCGATTAATCCCAACTACAGCAGCATCAACCATGCCCTAAAATCTCATCTGTTTG ATCCTGTCTTCTCCATCTAG